The sequence ggtgcagcgggtaggggggaggctttatgccttccgcaacaaatggaggttcagtccctgggctttcagtatcatctccaggggactggggtggagttggattcaaggacctccacctccgaacagatttcatcaacattccactccggacctagtcaaatttgtccaggacctgttacaaaagaacgccatacaagaaacgaaacacctgaagtttcagggtcggctgtttagtgtcccgaagaaggattcggacaagagaagagtgattctagacctatcccttctcaacttgtccattcaatgcgacaagtttcgaatgcttaccgtctcgcaggtgcggaccttacttccccgtggggccgtcaccacctctatcgatctttcagacgcctattatcacgtcccgatagcgagacacttccgtccgtatctaggcttccgcctaggggacaaaagttactccttcaaggtgatgcctttcgggctcaacatcgccccaaggatcttcacaaagttggcagaagtcgctgttcaggaactcagaaatcaagggattcaagtagtagcctatctggacgactggctcatttggtcagacacctcccaaaattgcctaaaagccactcacagagtcatccaataccttcaatctctaggcttccagatcaacttcaagaagtcccgtcttcttccgaaatcaaagttccaatggctcggcctgcaatgggatcttatatctcatactctgtgtcttcccaaacccaagaggttagagattgcaaggaacaccaaacgctttctcaaagacaaagtaagttccagacgactccaagagaggatcctagggtcccttcaatttgcctcagtgacggatctacttctgaaggcaaaattgaaagatatcaatcgtgtctggcgttcgagggcgaaccggaagctccgggacaggaaagtccgccttcctcccattctccgggaaagacttctaccttggacaagggccatcaatctgtcaaagtcagttccccttcgatttccgcctccgaagttaatcattcacacggacgcatccctatcaggttggggaggctattctcagctcaggaaagttcaaggtctttggtctcccttattccgccaatttcacatcaatgtgctggaggccatggcagttcttctaaccctgaaacgtctcgctccacccaagagacaacaccttcgtctggttctcgacagcgaagtggtggtccgctgcctcaacagaggcggatcaaaatcagggcctctgaaccatgttctagtagccatattctccctagcagcctcgaaccgttggcatctttcagctgtccacctggcgggagtccggaacgtagtggcagacgccttgtcccggacctcccctctagaatcggaatggtcactcgacctaaagtcatttcggtggattctctctcgggttccgggtctccaagtggacctcttcgccacggagtccaaccacaaattgagagtatatgtggctcccattctagaccctcaggcctatgccacagacgccatgtcacagaattgggacatctgggaaaggatttatctctttcccccggtgaatcttttactgaaagtcctagacaaactgagatccttcaagggacgagtagccttggtcgcacccaactggcccaagagcaattggtaccctctcctgcgagagttgagactacatcctcacccgatacccaatccggttctgtctcagatagtacaaacacgcgttgtgtacgctttctcaaacattcagagcgccctaactttatggacttcatgaagtttgcggccatgcatggtgccaatatcgatcctcaaaacaccctgttcctagaatcagataaacgggattccaccatccgccaatatgattctgcggttaaaaagttggctaaatttttgatagactcagacgtacactgtatgaacttgaaccttacagtcactttctttagaactttattagaatcaggtctggcagccaatactatcaccactattaaatctgctttgaaaaagattttcctagtgggttttaacatagacttaaccgactctttgttagcttcaattccgaaagcctgtgccagactgaaaccggttactcgttgtggcgggatgttgcaaaaacaacccccacacccttgaatcactctaaacaggccaatgtctcctcaatacaacctttccccttacgttatcagcagcgggactcttggacaaaaggacaaaaacaaaacaaaaacatgaccttaaaactatatatttcttacaaactataataaatcaaaccaaaccatccaaaaaaaactttaaattaatcaaaacttaacactttaaactagaatcaccagcatcaaaaactttacactatatataccataaaccccatccaaataaacgcaaaaaaccctaacaaacttaaatctaaaccgcacaccaactcaaaatatatgtttataaatattgcgacaccagcactgacgccacacacaagccgaactgtcttttataggcaactaccactatatggtaaacaggagtctctctctctatgccatatcggcctcaactcctcgtattcacaggtgccagtatcatcatcatcatcatcatcatcatcgtcatcatcatcatcatcaatccaaatacacaggccaggtcgtcaacagttgagcagtcaaatgatcggtacaaacaaaatcttaatacaggccaggtcatcaacaataaatccactttcaaaattcggtcactccaaaggaggaatcgcagcctgccaaaataaaaaagaaaaacacttacgaacacttctagctaactgaactatcgcactataatcaaagataaataataaattgttcctatcattcacaatcacgacaagcaaagataaacaaaactgtacttactttgaaaatcaaaaaacacttccacgctggtcgaaaaaatatatatataatccagctctcacacaactgccttatgctgcagtcaaataaaaaaagccttcgctccgaaacattcaccactgtcgtaacctaactaaaacatgtaaacaaacaatctcatttataccaacagtctttctcaccacaaacgatcgttaacctaactactttcgctcgctaacacaatctctctctctctctctctctctctctctctctctctctctctctctctctctctctctctctctctctctctcaggatttggcaaaaacaaaaataaaataaagcaaaaataaatcctccacattcctccccccttactttgccaaatccttctcacacaacacttacattatttttttcataacccagtcgcagtcgggaacgggacctctactccgagtaactgggcctccatatactctctcattcacttcttccttatcacaatcattagctacattaacactattcctatctaaatccctatcatctaatatatcatgtacaatcatatctacctcgttctcatctggccctataattacactcatttctgtaaacagttcatccatttcatcaaaaacattctcaactttagtaaaagattcattcatactactaatcattctcctatctctcactctcgcattcgtcatcctttcttttacatcacctaaggaaaagccacacacactataggtatcattcatactcagccatgattcatctgtattaacacatttatcttccatacacacttgcacatttacacccttgtcatacttatttctattctcacttttacttataaaatttccccttctttcatctttacttaaagctcttgtattcttccttttcttatattctactaacactaactgtttaccttccagacctaagtcctcatacatactaggttcacccttgttccttttcaaccatttactcatcccattctcttggatatactcaggtacctctttccatttacgcaactggttgtggtgggccctaattttttccacaataccacccacacacaacttacccaaaacgtaacttaatccacttgaaccaacttctaacacatcatagggaccttcaaatttatcacgcaccttatttacattcattctacccttttcaattacttctttcatcactctctcaccaactttaaagctttcaaacctcttatttgctttcctccacacatctctatcatcctccgacacacccaacctcggtcttattatcttttcaaaatttaaaacaaacttacatggagacatacccgtactcttatgcactgttgcattgtaagcccacaacgctctaccaacatacaaatcccaatcattaccacatgtactcatcattcgcaaaatttcagttaatgttcttacagtcctttcagccaacccattcgcacttggcatataaggagtcgaatacacatgttcaataccccattctcttagcatctgctcaaactcccatccaacaaactcagggccattatcacttaacattctcacaggcttacacacacacatcggcaacatcacttgaccaaccattcttgcaacagtctcgctccgtttatccttgatgggtattgcataggtaaatttactcatgtgatcaaccataacaatcattcccacatgtcttctcgcagtcacaggcaacgaaacacaatcaatcacaaacatctcaaatggttctttcatacgtaatctcaaaacaggcggattagcatgcactctctgatacttccctttctggcaatcttcacacgtagtcgctacatccttacatatctgactcaacccaggtgtaaacaatctctcacgcatgcattcccataatttattcttacccatatgcccatatctgtcatgcactaacatacacatacttactgctgcatgcattggaaacacaggaacatatatatcttcatccattcctttatgtagaaaataaacaatattcttacacacaataagtctcttactaactttcttatacacctctaaatcagacgaccattcttctacctcaatactattcaacatacattcacgtaaccttttaatttcctcacattcatcttgcatttcttccacctcctctttagtcagtagatcatcctcactcctcgtaatatcaaccatgccaacaaaattcgccataaatacactattatcttctatcacaactacttcacatccatttttcagaagcaaaccactaccaatatcaactgataaatcatgcaatcttaaaaagtcaattcctatcaaaaaacaactaggcatctcattctctcccattacaataaaattatgttccacctccatacttcccagttttactttcaaacgcacttcttcccaaactagcaaacttcctttacctatcccatgaattctcacactcgtacattgccgtttcacttcccaattgtaccgctctatttccttgataacagacatattcactaatgacacttgtgcacctgtatcaattaaactacagtattcattctcatttatacccacatacgtcatcattcttccttttacaccatgcatacaaatgtttactctcctatcaatagggtcatccttatcacacccatggtcatcttcgctatcttctatgctcataccactctgattcaaatcactcggacaatcctccttcttactcaacaacttgcaacatctttcattacattgtaacctcaatatatactccctttcagtctttttatttgctcggtactgcatcggacgattccacccaaaatacaaataaacagtgacaccatataacatacttactaccaacaatacttttgataacaattcaccctcaagcatactatcctcctccttatatgccatttcttttgatacttcattcctaacactcattctaagctcatctatactagcaggtatatccctattcaaacccttcaatttaaccttatttaacccacacaaaatacatttatacaccatgtcatccccttcaaaactttgtaccaccattaaatcttccggcaacctttcaaaattactatcattctcgctactctcttctatcttaccatgcattcttgacatcgcatctgctatcacgttcttactcccaggtacatattctagcttaaagtcaaattcattcaaatcctctattgtcctcgcaactctagcattcacagactctttcctaatcatgtacactaggggctgatggtcagtacgcacaataaatttcacaccatacaaaaataccttcaacgctttcacgcaaaaccttatcgcagccaactccctttcaatcgtggaatactttcgctcagccttattaaatgctttacttacatacgctatcactctcaactgttcatctccgtttattctttgcatttgaaccaagcaaccgcccatactaatcccactagcatccgtatataactctagcatactcgcatgttcactataatcgggaaaagccaaagtgacgtctctcgcagcctcttctttcaagttttcaaatgcttcaatcatacgctcatcccatttcagtctcgtactatttctcttacctgtccactcattcaaaggctttcctattcccgaacaatctctgacaaacttccgaccaaattcaattaacccaagaaaccctctcaactcacgcaccgtatgaggacgtggaaactctctcaccttactcacaaacttttcactcttccttatacccgattcactcaccacatgcccaagaaattccacctccccggccaaccatgtacacttttcaagcttaactttcaccccaacttctatcaaccgttctaatactgctttaagtaactgcatgtgttcctcaactgtctcactagcaatcaaaatatcatcaataaaaacagtcaccttctgtctatcaaacccagccaaaactacattcatcgccctctggaaggcagcaggcgcattagcaaggccaaaacttaatcttttaaactgaaaatgacaacttctacttgaaaatgccgtaatgggcctgctcccctctgccagaggcatctggtaatagcccctaactaaatctaactttgtaaaaactttcataccatgcatcttatacacacagtcagacactacattcatcggaaaacgttctttaacagttacttcattcacctttctataatcaatacacatccgtaaacttccatccggctttcttacaggtacaatagggctattccaggcactctcactcctttctattacacccatttgttctaactcctggcactgctcttctatttctctggcaataggcggagaaaaatgtcggggacgttgatatatgggggtatcattactaagaactatcttgaattcaggcagctttgatcccccacaatcctcgtcaccgcgactcaaaactctccgtctatcccataacatcctatacaattgttccctttccccctcacttatattctcatctacattaattctttctttcaaactttcatagtcccaatcgtcatccggctttatcttacccgtcataacccgtctcaatttaacatacctttcatcctctacattgaccaacgtatacatacatcccatacaatcaccctcacgtataccccgtattctcttcctccttacagtcggcaacaagctcacatacaccttcggctcctgcaaattcaaaataccatcatacacatgcacacttgctttcaccaaattacttgcttccgaaccttccactacatattcacaattgtcactattggcaattcccagactattcggccatgcaacttttacactgacaacctcactcgcatctttagacaatttaacaccttcttttgctattaacggcacacctttccataccttcgtacatacactaccatcttcattcaaataaaattccccacaaaatttacccttaactttcatctctatcatatttacactaggatgtacaatcataccgcattttttcaagaagttataacctaacaacacatcgtatttgtcatttactccctcaaccacataaaaat comes from Palaemon carinicauda isolate YSFRI2023 chromosome 3, ASM3689809v2, whole genome shotgun sequence and encodes:
- the LOC137637767 gene encoding uncharacterized protein, which codes for MLSDNGPEFVGWEFEQMLREWGIEHVYSTPYMPSANGLAERTVRTLTEILRMMSTCGNDWDLYVGRALWAYNATVHKSTGMSPCKFVLNFEKIIRPRLGVSEDDRDVWRKANKRFESFKVGERVMKEVIEKGRMNVNKVRDKFEGPYDVLEVGSSGLSYVLGKLCVGGIVEKIRAHHNQLRKWKEVPEYIQENGMSKWLKRNKGEPSMYEDLGLEGKQLVLVEYKKRKNTRALSKDERRGNFISKSENRNKYDKGVNVQVCMEDKCVNTDESWLSMNDTYSVCGFSLGDVKERMTNARVRDRRMISSMNESFTKVENVFDEMDELFTEMSVIIGPDENEVDMIVHDILDDRDLDRNSVNVANDCDKEEVNERVYGGPVTRSRGPVPDCDWVMKKIM